Proteins encoded by one window of Archaeoglobus veneficus SNP6:
- a CDS encoding RNA-protein complex protein Nop10, whose product MKVKMRKCGSCGTYTLKEVCPKCGGKTYMPIPPRFSPEDPYGRYRRMLRKELGFFNIRRWSNASKG is encoded by the coding sequence ATGAAGGTAAAGATGCGCAAGTGTGGAAGCTGTGGAACATATACACTCAAAGAGGTCTGTCCCAAATGCGGCGGAAAAACGTATATGCCCATCCCACCCCGCTTCTCGCCTGAGGATCCCTACGGCAGGTATCGCAGGATGCTCAGGAAAGAGCTTGGTTTCTTCAATATAAGGAGGTGGTCAAATGCTTCAAAGGGTTGA
- a CDS encoding PUA domain-containing protein has product MGGRDNEDVSSVGAFTNALRLVRVIADYQFGRGAGKALFPETCSFILSSTGRVRQVVDGVRIATVKPDSGLLTISIEGARRLHKTFPYPKLRVCVRNDVSEFIAKGKSVFAKHVVDVDEKIRPNDEVIVVNEKDELLATGKAILAAKEMLEMKRGVAVSVRQGVLKSME; this is encoded by the coding sequence ATGGGCGGTAGAGATAACGAAGACGTGTCAAGCGTTGGAGCTTTTACGAATGCGCTCAGGCTCGTGAGGGTCATAGCAGACTATCAGTTTGGAAGGGGGGCGGGAAAAGCGCTCTTTCCGGAAACTTGCAGCTTCATTCTTTCTTCGACTGGAAGAGTGAGGCAGGTCGTCGATGGTGTAAGAATCGCAACGGTTAAACCTGATTCGGGACTTCTAACCATAAGCATTGAAGGGGCGAGGAGACTTCATAAAACCTTCCCGTATCCAAAGCTGAGAGTATGCGTTAGAAACGATGTATCCGAATTCATTGCCAAGGGCAAGAGTGTTTTCGCAAAGCACGTCGTGGACGTTGATGAAAAAATAAGGCCCAACGATGAAGTGATAGTAGTAAACGAGAAAGATGAACTCCTCGCCACTGGAAAGGCCATCCTCGCAGCCAAGGAGATGCTCGAAATGAAGAGAGGTGTTGCGGTCAGCGTGAGACAGGGCGTTTTGAAGAGTATGGAATAA
- a CDS encoding TIGR00297 family protein: MFLLILLSLLIPILPERVVVGLALAVLLAYAIVRDIKPGISRVDETTSYFNSILLSTLMLSTTLLGVPKNVVGAAMILAELHGLREKIFRGAIKDIALFTACGLVYFLYFHYVTKTPFNMDYLFFLSLTGSLAASLVESVETDSDKRTTLLLASATTYLIFNIYALQTTLPDLAKAFAISFALSLAATRAGVADESGLLSATLIGTLVIVFTDIRYFLVLLTFYMLGSASTKYRYTLKLQRGIAEPAGGARGYANVFSNSLAPLFFAINYGFYGFDAFSIAFVASVATALGDTMASEVGKTAERVYLITNFRRVQPGVSGGVSVKGEMAAFAGCAIVSAIALASGIVGLKGATIALFAGFVGVHVDSILGATLEEKGLLTNAGVNFFATLSAGLLCLL, encoded by the coding sequence ATGTTCCTGCTCATACTTCTGTCCCTACTGATACCTATTCTTCCAGAAAGAGTTGTAGTCGGACTTGCCCTCGCTGTGTTGCTCGCTTACGCCATTGTTAGAGATATAAAACCTGGAATCAGTAGGGTTGATGAAACAACGTCTTACTTCAACTCTATCCTCCTCTCGACTCTGATGCTCTCAACGACGCTTCTCGGCGTGCCGAAGAATGTCGTGGGAGCAGCGATGATCCTTGCAGAGCTTCACGGTTTGAGGGAGAAAATATTTAGAGGAGCAATAAAAGACATAGCCTTATTTACGGCGTGCGGTCTCGTGTACTTTCTCTATTTCCACTACGTGACAAAAACGCCCTTCAACATGGACTACCTCTTCTTCCTGTCCCTCACGGGCAGCCTTGCCGCATCTCTTGTTGAAAGTGTTGAGACCGACAGCGATAAAAGAACAACACTCTTGCTTGCGTCCGCCACGACTTATTTGATCTTTAACATATACGCGCTCCAGACGACTTTACCCGATCTCGCAAAAGCGTTTGCGATATCATTTGCCCTGAGTCTCGCCGCGACGAGGGCAGGGGTTGCAGACGAGAGCGGACTGCTGAGTGCAACGCTGATTGGGACTCTTGTGATAGTCTTTACGGACATAAGATACTTCCTCGTTCTCCTTACGTTCTACATGCTTGGCAGCGCTTCAACCAAGTATCGATACACTCTAAAGCTTCAAAGGGGGATTGCAGAACCTGCGGGAGGGGCGAGGGGATATGCGAACGTTTTTTCAAACAGCCTCGCGCCTCTCTTCTTTGCAATAAATTACGGCTTTTACGGATTCGATGCTTTCAGCATCGCCTTTGTCGCTTCAGTTGCAACCGCTCTTGGCGATACGATGGCGAGCGAGGTGGGGAAGACGGCCGAGAGAGTTTACCTGATAACCAACTTCAGAAGGGTTCAGCCCGGTGTCAGCGGAGGTGTTTCGGTTAAGGGAGAAATGGCCGCCTTCGCCGGGTGCGCGATCGTTTCTGCAATCGCCCTTGCTTCAGGAATCGTTGGGCTGAAAGGTGCGACAATCGCCCTCTTTGCTGGCTTCGTGGGTGTTCACGTTGATAGCATACTGGGTGCGACTCTCGAAGAAAAAGGATTGCTCACTAACGCTGGCGTTAACTTTTTTGCGACGCTTTCGGCAGGCCTGCTGTGTCTGCTGTAA
- a CDS encoding proteasome assembly chaperone family protein, producing the protein MLQRVDVRFVKSVEELGLENPVFIEGLPGIGHVGKLVADHLVKELDTELAVEIYSHHFPPQVMVMEDGTVSMPKNEVYAYKSSGDSPDLLILVGDFQSISNEGHFELVNAYIDVAKRFGAKRIYTLGGYGVGKLVEEPYVLGAANSPKLVEELKSYGVRFEEGEPGGGIIGASGLLLGVSMLEGIEAACLMGVTSGYMVDPKSAKAVLDVLMQMLNLDVSIEALNERAKEMEKLIAQIKELQEAAMQQWKSDEDLRYFR; encoded by the coding sequence ATGCTTCAAAGGGTTGACGTTCGCTTTGTCAAGAGCGTCGAGGAATTGGGTCTCGAAAACCCAGTGTTCATAGAGGGTCTGCCGGGCATAGGCCACGTTGGTAAGCTCGTTGCAGACCACCTCGTAAAGGAACTAGATACAGAACTCGCTGTCGAGATATACTCGCACCACTTTCCTCCGCAGGTCATGGTAATGGAGGACGGAACTGTGAGCATGCCGAAGAACGAAGTATATGCGTACAAGTCCAGCGGCGATTCGCCGGATTTACTCATCCTCGTCGGAGATTTCCAGAGCATAAGCAACGAAGGCCATTTCGAGCTTGTAAACGCCTACATAGACGTTGCGAAGCGCTTTGGGGCGAAGAGAATATACACCCTCGGCGGATACGGAGTAGGAAAGCTCGTCGAGGAACCCTACGTCCTCGGAGCTGCTAATAGCCCGAAGCTTGTCGAGGAACTGAAGAGTTACGGAGTCAGATTCGAGGAAGGTGAGCCAGGTGGGGGCATAATTGGAGCTTCCGGCCTGCTTCTTGGCGTTTCCATGCTCGAGGGAATAGAAGCTGCGTGCTTGATGGGTGTTACGTCGGGTTACATGGTGGATCCGAAGAGTGCCAAGGCCGTGCTTGATGTGCTCATGCAGATGCTGAACCTCGATGTGAGCATCGAAGCACTCAACGAGAGGGCAAAGGAAATGGAGAAGCTCATAGCCCAGATAAAGGAGTTGCAGGAGGCTGCAATGCAGCAGTGGAAGAGCGACGAGGATTTGAGGTACTTCCGGTAG
- a CDS encoding undecaprenyl diphosphate synthase family protein — protein sequence MLDLIRSVYTRRLEKIVAAGKKPRHIMLVVDDLIENADSFTEFVKWCEKFGIEEITICVHDFTPELERLAEEFGCRLIHSKGVLDRQRGNVRLNVIAGLGGRAEIVEAVRKLAELVEKGELEPEEVDEELIEAFLRIKSPPDLIVRAGALIPDFLIWQSIYSEMHFLDMDWKSFRYIDFLRCLRDYQRRERRYGR from the coding sequence ATGCTCGATCTCATCAGGAGCGTCTACACAAGGCGACTTGAAAAGATAGTGGCTGCGGGCAAGAAACCACGCCATATAATGCTCGTTGTGGATGATTTAATTGAAAATGCCGATAGCTTTACCGAATTTGTGAAGTGGTGTGAGAAGTTTGGGATTGAAGAGATAACAATATGCGTTCACGATTTCACACCCGAACTCGAAAGGCTTGCGGAGGAATTTGGTTGTAGACTCATTCACAGCAAAGGTGTGCTTGACAGGCAACGGGGAAACGTCAGGCTGAATGTAATCGCAGGCCTTGGTGGGAGAGCCGAGATCGTCGAGGCAGTCAGGAAGCTCGCAGAACTTGTTGAGAAAGGAGAGCTCGAACCAGAGGAGGTAGACGAAGAACTCATTGAAGCGTTTTTAAGAATCAAATCTCCACCAGATCTCATTGTCAGGGCCGGAGCATTAATTCCAGACTTTCTCATATGGCAGAGCATATACAGCGAAATGCACTTCCTTGACATGGACTGGAAAAGCTTTAGATATATTGACTTCCTCCGCTGCCTGAGAGACTACCAGAGGAGGGAACGCAGGTATGGGCGGTAG